tttgggaaagaaaataaaactaatacagTGGTTggtagatataaattattttaccctttaaaatattatttatatttttttaatgcattttataagattataatttggaaagtataaattacaaaactgaataataaaaaggtgggcaagtgggtgttgctctgctgtacactaggttacaagtggattaCTGTAATGGAAGGTGTTAAATcattctattatataatatcattgtatacgaaaaacaattttgagcgAAGACTGTCAGTCGGCCTATGATATGTTACtgagtatatttgatgatattattgtgaataaagttatttatttacctttttatgtggaaccttgttgatccttagctataaaggttgaacattttataaatttttaactacaaaatcattttagattctgagcagagcttttcaaatttgttaaatgttatcaaaatttgatcgttaaatacttacaaaaaatgtatgccaaagtatttttaatatttttaaacccaACATCAAAAATATGAGCTACGGTTTTCAGTACGGAAttctttttcataaatattatattaatatacatgaaTAAAACAAtgcagaaaattaatattattattacaattaatccCATTGAGGTCACATACTGAACAAATACCATTATTTCTTATccatattaatgaaattacttttcaaaattgcCTTCAACTAATGTTTTCTGATACTATAAAAATTTTCCGTATAGTTAATTGCTGATGCtgatttacttaaatttaattttaaaatgttattatgacatctaccagtaaaaaaataaaaaacctatcCATAAATACTTTACAAAAATATCTCAATCAATACtgatagttttaataataatattataaattgactataatattgaaaatagtacctaccttgttttaaaattgtaaatcattatttttaaagttctttaaaaatacaaattttaaactatattgttAATTGGCAAGATTGGGTGGAATTTTGGGATATATCTAAACATTATTTAAGACTACACCAGCGctcataatacattaattaacattttataaactattttaatatattaattagaatgCCTATGATGGGTCCTTCTGTATCAGTTGGTCCTATGCCACCTAGTCAACCTGTGGGAATGGCAAATAAGCCATTATTCCCTAGTGCAGCAGCAAttgtaagtttaatattttttttatgtttaccttCAATGTAATTGCACTTTTGTATATTTTAGGCTAGTAACTCTGATGTTCGTTCAAATAGCACAATGCTATCTGGTGGTCCAGTTGGTGGCCTTAATAAGTCAACATTTCCAGCTTACTCTgggtaaaatatgaattaatataatgtttggaGTAATGTATTAAGCAtactcattatttttgttagtgtaataaatatttcaaaaccttATAACAGTGAATTACTATACCCTTTCACTGCTATGGGCATATATGTGTCTAATGTTAGCGACTCTGCGGTGATATGGACACATGTGtcttatcatttaaaaaaaaaataactaaaattgttttgattaatgTTACAAGATGAATGTATGGTAAATTCATAGGCAAATCCAAagatacacaaaaaatatatatatttattattaattcttgaactataaaatatgcaatactaaaaaaaatattgtagtccCAGCATAGTGCATTATactagaaaaattaattcagcAGTAAAAGGGTGAATAATTCTCGTTGTTTATATACTCTGTATACTCCATTTAATGAAAGAAGGAACTTGTTATTTCATCGGTTTCTGCGCTTCTCCCACCACTGCACCTGTTTGGCTCACCGACAGGCGGTAAGAAGTGGAGGGAATTTGGCTTCCAAGCTATCGTCAACATTAGTTGTATGCCTGAAACGAGTTCTTTCTCTCATAAAACTgagtatagtatacattttgacTATCTAACGTGATTATCATTTTACTACTTAAATCCTAGGAATGATAATGATTCGAAATCAAAATCACTTATTAGTTCTACTGGAACATCTAGTAAGATAATTCATCCATCAGAAGATATTTCTTtagtaagtttaatattattataaattgattatacatttgtaactTAAAACATCGGAATTGTAATTTTAGGAAGAACATAAAGCTCGTTTTCCTAAGTATGTTATTCATATGGACATTCAAAATCCATTACCAACAAACATCCCTGAGCAACATCAGCTTGGTGCACCACTCATGTCACCTCATGGTCAAGTGTCTCCTGTAACTCAACAatttcaacaacaacaacaacatcaacagcagcagcagcaattgcaacagcaacagcaacttcatcaacaacaacaacagcagcagcagcagcaacaacagcaacagcatCAGCatcagcagcaacaacaacaacaacagcagcagcagcagcaccaCCATCACCAACATCAACAACACCAACAAGCAATTCAAAATGAGGTAAGGTAGAGAATATTTAAGCATATGGTTCCAGCTTCTAATTCTTAATAGAGGTTATCCACCTCTTAACCATTCAAGGTCCGTTAAATGTCCTGTTGACGACTGAAACtgcttaaaatcataaagtatTAAGATTTAATTGAGTGGACTGACTTTGTAAGTacaaaaaatgtgaatattagGACAGGTTTTTTAGGTGAATTTAGgactattttatttctttagtttatcacttattatattgttatgcaaATTTTCTTCAGTCGTGGTTAGATTGTAACAAAAAGTACATAAATTTAAGATACAAAGGTTTATCAGGTTGGGTGAATAAAAAGTGAGTAAATTTTCAGGTATTTTTGGTTAATATTTGCATCTGCTCgtgaatatatattttgctttatacttatatattatttatattattattattattattattactattattactattattatttataacatttaggataatttatgtattaatttatgtgttatattcaactatattgaatattaatttattttaataattttagatggAACGACAAGTAGCTGCTATGGCAGCAGTtatgcaacaacaacaacaacagcagcagcagcagcaacaacaacgaTTTGCTGCACCAGTTATATCAATGCCTAATATGATGCCTCAGCCTCCTACTGTTTTTATGGCTCAGCAAATGCCTACTCTTTTACGGCCTTCTTTAGGTGGTTTACCACCTCATGCTATGAGCATGCTAAGGCCTCAAATGCCTATTCATccaggtatttattataaaaatagttattaaccCTCAAGAacttatatattgattatacaatgaataatatgtgTTAGGTTTAATGGTTAACCCACCGATGGTCAATCCTTATGCTCCCGGTGGACCAATGGGCTTCCCAGGCGCTCAAATGTTAGCTCCGATGATGCACCCTCGCTTCAGATGATCAGGTTTGTTGGGGGGCGTATTACTCGTGTACAACAACACACCCCCGTCACTTTTGtaagttgttaattttttttttttttaatttccaattaaaaacaaattgttaattttattgaaaaaaaaaaagagaaaaattaaactttatttccTAATTGAGCTTAGGATTATTTAAGATTAAAAGTTAgtgattttcttttttctttttatatgaataatattttataacttctaTCTAtgaacttaattaatttacagaAGTTAGTTACCCccattcattaaattaattaaaatataacaaatttctaTTCATACAGTTTTGTTTACAGAAAAaggaaaaattttgaataataactgAAACGCAGTTTCAGTGAAAAATCAGTAAgtccttttatattttaaatgtcctTAACCCCTCGTTTTTCAttctttggattttttttttcttgatttatttgtatattccCAAAAATAGTTTGTATCTAAATGTCAcacgtacatttttttgtagaaCGTGTGTGGTAGTATTTATTAGTGTGACGTGGATTTCGTACAAACTTTTTACGCTCAGCATAAAATGCACagcaaatttgtttatatacaaaaaaaaaaaaaaaaaaatattgttgaatgtgttttaattatttatatagtgttATGTTGTGAGAATGAGTAAGTACTAATCACtcacgtataaaatatagtaaaacttCATTGTTCATCTCAAAAAAAGCGTGTTTTTAGGTTTAGATATATAACGTGCCTACTGATTTCTCAGATGACGCGGCTCAGAATTCTATAATCTTTGGTATGTCActttgcatttttaaataaatttaaggcCTAATGTTTAGGGTTTTGATTACTAacatattagaattaaaaatataattgtaaaaaagaaaacaagAAAACACACTTTTATTATTCTAGAtcattaacaaatttattatcattacattattataatttattatatattaagtacgtGTGTATGATGTAATTCAAGgtaagaaatatttgttttataatactacatttttgGAAATGCAATGTAAtcaaattttctttaaaaaaatttgattattaccatgcatattcttttttttcaaataaatgtaagCACATATCTGAAAATTGGttcaattatttctataaagtGAATCCTCTGAAAATGGTGAGTACCTCATTCACGAAAGTTTATTAATGCTCCATTCAATTTTCTTAATGCCAATCATTTGAAGACATAATTATATCATCTAAGAATGATTACAGTATTAGGAAATTCAGAATTgagattttgtttaaaattatctgTTCATGGATATTGtaccaataaaattaaaataccaatcTGAATATAAAACTGAAATTCTTAATGTGATgaaccatataataatacttaaatttaattgccCACTGTATGTGATTGGATTAAACACAGATCTTTAAATTCctcatattatttagttagttattttttgttttaatttaaaatgtgttttgcaTACAGAAATTCCATAACTggcaatttaaataactaaatttttttttaattcagaataaactattaaatcacACATTAGGTTatcaattaatgttttaattttatcctaaagtctattttattatatattttaagtgttgaaatttcattatttaaaaataattagtatcaaTATCAATTCTTTaaccttatacatttttaaaattgttataagaaTTAGTTATTCtaaacagttttattatattatttatgaatggtTTTTGTCATCCtcttaatacctatttaaggTAGTTTACGGATCTTGTAAATCTGAATATGGTCGTCACTAACAGGTACTTGTATCTGTCTATCAAGTCCTGCCGTCCAAATATACTACATTCACTGATTGAGGTTGGTGGTTGTGGTCACAGTGAAGCTGTTGGACCCTAAATTGGGTCCCCTGAAACACAGCCCCAGGCGAGGCTATCCCTCACAGCTGACCTGTTGGACTTGTATTACCAAGTCCCCTGTTAACCACAACAGGcgacacattatattattacaagttacataatatttgtttcaaaTCTGCGTACAGATTGTTTTTAGTGTAGTTTTGCATGTCAAATGCGATTTTTGGGATAAGCCAAAATGGTTGCGGTAATAAATGACTCAACAAATTATAATGGCTTTGCACACTACTTTGGGCGCTGATTAACACTTCTgtgattgttgaaaaataaattcaaatcttATGATGTGTTTTAGGTTGGGTGATTGATAAAGGAGAAGTTTTTTACAATTAgaagtataatttgtttttattgatttaattttatacacaatttttttaaattttaaaaataaatactatcattatataatgatgataaaatatttagagtacattatttatatttaaataatttaaaacaaatttacgtTTAATTCCcaccaaatattttgaagtgGTAACTCATGGGTCTTCATTTTCaccgttttttattttattgtttatcgaTGTATCATTCCACGGTTGAGTATCAGCAGttccaaatataacatataataagttTCCAATGAAGAAGACGCTGGCTGAGCATAAAAACACTATGCCCCATTGGTCTTTGTTacactaagacaaaaaatatttttacattttgtagcaattttaaaatatataaacacatctTACATTGTCCGTTACAACGAAGCCTACTAACAATGGTCCCAATATTGATGTAATATTTGCTATACTATTTGTAATTCCTAGTAGTGTGCCTGCAAAATTGGGTGCCAAATCTAAATGATTGGTCAAAAAACCTGTGTAAACGCCACTGTTTAAACCAAGAGCTGCAGTCAACAAGACTATTGCTCCTGTAGTAGATGTATCAAATAGATAGAGTGAGAGCAATGCTAAAGCTCCACCCCAGTGAGCTAAGGTATTCCAAATTTTCCTTTGgtttgtatttgttattaaacCATGTGTCCTGATGTAGTCGCTAATCCAGGAAAATGCTATAATCAGGATCCACATGATCAAGTATGGCATAGCAGATAAAAATCCATTCtaagtaataatgtataataaatatatgaatttgaacattttaaatctataaatatcttACTGATTTAATGTcgaattttagtatataattaatataggttgGCATGTTTGTTAATAAAATCCAGAATCCCAAGTTCTGTGTTAGGTGTGCAATTATAAGTGTCCACATAGGAATTGACGTAAATATTTTTCCCCAAGGAGTTTGTAAAGGCtgcaaaagtaatattttataatataaaattatttatctattagaattttattaatttaccttaTTTGATGTTGTATTACTTAATGagttaataatgaattttttttctgaatcacTTATAGTTTGATGTTCTGATGGGCTGTTAGCTCCCATTAAAGACCAAACGAGTACCCATACTAATGTGAAAGCACCACCTACGTAAAATATAGCTGGCCAACCACCTGAACTACTAGCTAATAGACCTGCGGTAGGAAGCATAACTAATGACCCAAATTGTGTGCCGCTAAACACAAATGAAATCAAACGTCCTTTTTCGGATGCAGGTGCCCATTTTGATAGCAAAACATTAACTGATGGAAATATGAAAccctaaaacaaaatatgtttcattatttaatatagaaggtatttagtttttatacttgCAAGCTGTATAGCAGGtataaaatccaattttaaattatttaagtgaaCACTGTCAGTTTAAACAAGGACTActgtttatatcaatatttgtttatgctctttaatagtataaaaagaATTTGAGATATCTTTGTTTATCccaagatataattatatttaatggttACTTATTCAACATTTTCCCATTTGgtaatttagaaatatacaaaataaattatttgaaatgatCGCTaccagcatattatattaccttttcTACCTACTTGAAGAAGTGTCACTGAATACCGCCGTCAATctctttattcattatataaatgaatacctatagattgtgaatatatatttaatttataaaaataaaaaactattgtaccaatatattttaaaagcgtACAACTTAAAAGtactataaataaacatataatgtatgaaaactttttttaattttccttcatttttttaacttacttGTGCCATTCCTTGAACCATTCTGTTTGCACACATAACTAATACACCACCGTGTATCGCTGATGCTGGAGTGAATATTGTCAAGACACCACTAACTCCTAATGCACCAGCTAAGAAATATTTGCCTCCATACTTCTGTGCCATTTGTCCAGCGTATACTTGAGTTATTAGATATCCCCAAAAAAATGAGCTTAATACTTTGCTTTTTGATGATTCGTTCCAGGGCAACTCCtgagaaaattttttatattaatataagtgtcTTACCATTACTTAAAGAGCttatttgtttcatattataatacctatatcatactcACTATAAAATGGGTATTGGCACTTGATTTGTCAGTCATAGCTACAATGGCAACTGACAGATTAACTCTCAACCCATATGAAATTAACATgccaaaaaaaagtaataatgtttGTTTGTGTCGTTCGCCCCATGAAAATTCTtctataaaacgttttaatgttaaatactgAATGGTAAAGcattttaaactatacattttgtataagaaataataatactaggtatgagttttttggaaactgaaatttgccaacacttattagttattatgtatctataatacCCAGGTATCAATATGACACGCGTTACTAATATTTTCTCATTAGTGTCGACattatgttaatgtttatttttttcttctagtaGGGAAAATAAAGGTTCGTGTTAATTCTAAACTAATTGTATAATAGTGTagtaatgcattataatttcaatttttgtttatgaattCCTTTTATTTGTCCAAATTAAATcgacaaatttttatttagcttATACTAACTATTAAGCTGTTCAAagttaattcataattataaattattttttttacatcactaCCTACTTCAATAATTCAAGACTAATGAATTTTCACATTTAGGGGCTAATACTTATTTACACTGATAATTGCATATACATTTTAGGGGGTAAATGATTACAGACACAATTAGTTCTttgtgttattaatataatataatattgaactacTCCATAGTTGTTTCTCCttcattatattgttgaaatgAAATATAGGAAGGTTGATAGACATTTATTATGAATTCAAGAcaattaattagtacctattaaacaataaaattcaatGTTTTGGGAAAACAGGTAAGTGATAtcattatacctaaaataagttaaattaatttaaaactttttcatagTTAAACATAAAAGTTCAATTATGCATAACATATCAatctaacaaattaattaatatgattttttcaaaaattgtatttttagaacGTCTGGCAATTAATGCTTAAACTCTGTGAAgcaatttacttttatttttcaattgttggATAGCTTGATCAgaataaatactacctatattgaatttatttttgttagaaGCCATAAACTTAAAGCCTTCTAACttaatttcaacaatatttttaatcaagttctgataacttttaatattgaaaatgtgtGTTCACAAGctatctaattttaattataaaaatttaagaaattgcaaataatataatataaaaaaaaaaaaatgtttaattgagtGTTGTTCTGTTATACAGTAGGTCActaatgaatggtgttaaatttgaattcttttttaattacaactaaattactaaaattattcttGTTTTGAATATGTGATTTCAAtgatttcatccaaatttgaacttaaaatgtctgtacAAAATAACagtgttcatatattttttagattgtttGGTTACAGActacaacaatatttaaaacatttacgagatattgctatattttgtcaaaatctgaACTCataaacacttataaaaaaaaaatcgtgcttatgtatctttaatatttttcaactgctattataactacttatgaggaaccttacattatattttcaacgtTTTTGacacaatgtatatttttattgacatttatagaataaaaactaaaaaaatttcaaatatctataaacaACTCAATATgagttgaaaatgttatcatgtataataGGGAACgatgaaataaacatttgataaaaatttcaagtgcttacacttattagtttttgaataacgacaaaataagtaaatcgttgtatgataatttgttaatttatgggTAAATATCAAATGTCTAGCTTCAAAAGCTCGTAAAGAATTTATTTGACTTTCTAGtaaacctttttattttttaaatacatataagaaAACTTAAGAAGGATCTTGTATtcttgtattagattttcaaaccttagatataaatatttttatgaatttttattcaaaataattttccaattttcgtgactgatcaattttgtcaagattttaatttaagacactcaaaaaaaaattattgcggATTTACActcatcttttttttaatttccactaacatCAACTTGGaacgttgtattacattttcaagttttttgaccgacctaaaaatattatattaacaatagtttaaataaaaaatggaaattttctTATGCTTacaaataactcaaaaatattcgtgatatttcaaaaattgtatagtacatAGAAATTGCcagtataaacattcagtgaaaatgtcatctTTATTAGGTTATTTTAGTAGAGTTACACAAGAAgacaaaatcggttttttttttagactggTTTTTCCTTAATCTTTTGTTTGTTTTCCTtgacacttttgaaaactattgggaatttttttgtttttgccgtaaacagctcaaaaagaaattaccgtaggtacctacatgaaattttgactgaatgtttatattagcattttctgtacaccataacattttcacttaatttgagctgtttacggacattttcagtttccattttttttagtttttttttcaataaatatcaatggaattgtatttgttgattaaaaagcttgaaaaagttcctagtatattgttttcataggcagataaaaaaaatttgaaatccagtaacaatttttttttataagcatgtaaagttaaaatattgataaaatccgtaaaaaatgacaacggttagcaaattattttgagttataaactcatgaaaaattttctttttaaatctaagatttgtgaatgtaatacaagaccattcataagtttgtctatctttgtcaaaaaaaaaaaatgtcttcaaacaAATcagattaaatttgtatgagcgtttgaatttcatatttttacaagattggatattcactccacTACTCACGtagcggattttgttatttcgttgtaattcaaaaacgaataactgtagatacatgaaaatttcactgaattttcatattttcattttatatacaccatacaattttgaaaataatttgactctttttgagctgtttacggacatattataataattaaaatttttttcgttttttttttcctataagtaattgtcaataaaatgttttatattggataaaaaaggtgtgaaaatgtaatataatgctccagatatattgttactataacagttgaaaaatattaaaaatttatagatccaattttttttataagcattttaagttcaaaattttaaaattattacaggcGACATTTTTCTTCGAGCAGTCATGGTGTCTGAAGAGAGAGGACGTCATTCCCCactcgggcatggcagatacctatacAGGTGTCAACATAAAAGTtacattaagaaaattaaaatattaaaattcagtgaaattttcaaatatctacagtcattcgttttttaattacaataaaataagaaaaccatcacatgagaaatcgagcgaagaTCAAATGTTCTAAagatatgaattttaaacgctcattaaaatttaatttgactttcttgtagacattttttttgttgataaagatagacaatattacctgtgaagaatcttgtattacatttttaaatcttagatttaaaaagataaatttttacgaattcttaaatcaaaataatttgttaatttttgtgatttttacatattttgtcaatttttgaacaaatataattttattgactttcatagaaaaaaaaatacaaaattggaaactggaaatgTCCttgaatagtttaaaataattcaaactattttgaaaattttatcatttatagaaaacggaaatataaacaaccagtgaaaatgttatgtagttacggtcattcgttttaaatttacaccaaaaaccaaaacaaattttgcgtaaaaattcatgtttttccttaatttttcttttgtttttcccggtgcttttgaaaattactgggaactttaaattttgacctccccaaagcaccaacaatattcattttccaatcaaacaagatactgaagttgaaaatttaagcattatttcgactacttatcttgtacacacacaaaaaaaaagtaaaaacacatcattgtaaaattaatacattcatcgttcctctcagaatctaaaagaaagattgtcagttttcaattttttagtttttttttctataaatatcaataacattttatttggcAAATACCAATTTTCGtaaatcatctgtaatttttaggtaaaagtatgaattactagtatgaaagaccttgtattaaattgtttagcctatacacatttaatattttataagttttgaactacaaattaactgtggttatgacgaaatttg
This is a stretch of genomic DNA from Acyrthosiphon pisum isolate AL4f chromosome A3, pea_aphid_22Mar2018_4r6ur, whole genome shotgun sequence. It encodes these proteins:
- the LOC100166288 gene encoding BUB3-interacting and GLEBS motif-containing protein ZNF207 produces the protein MGRKKKKQSKPWCWYCNREFDDEKILIQHQKAKHFKCHICHKKLYTGPGLSIHCMQVHKETIDKVPNALSHRSNIEIEIYGMEGIPEDDMKEHERQKSGGKGTRSDSDDEAGPPIKKKPEYSNPAGPSMMPPYNPMMNHMQAMGPPYMGPGMPMMGPSVSVGPMPPSQPVGMANKPLFPSAAAIASNSDVRSNSTMLSGGPVGGLNKSTFPAYSGNDNDSKSKSLISSTGTSSKIIHPSEDISLEEHKARFPKYVIHMDIQNPLPTNIPEQHQLGAPLMSPHGQVSPVTQQFQQQQQHQQQQQQLQQQQQLHQQQQQQQQQQQQQQHQHQQQQQQQQQQQQHHHHQHQQHQQAIQNEMERQVAAMAAVMQQQQQQQQQQQQQRFAAPVISMPNMMPQPPTVFMAQQMPTLLRPSLGGLPPHAMSMLRPQMPIHPGLMVNPPMVNPYAPGGPMGFPGAQMLAPMMHPRFR
- the LOC100164256 gene encoding putative inorganic phosphate cotransporter isoform X1, translated to MENDKKEEEKKEEFSWGERHKQTLLLFFGMLISYGLRVNLSVAIVAMTDKSSANTHFIELPWNESSKSKVLSSFFWGYLITQVYAGQMAQKYGGKYFLAGALGVSGVLTIFTPASAIHGGVLVMCANRMVQGMAQGFIFPSVNVLLSKWAPASEKGRLISFVFSGTQFGSLVMLPTAGLLASSSGGWPAIFYVGGAFTLVWVLVWSLMGANSPSEHQTISDSEKKFIINSLSNTTSNKPLQTPWGKIFTSIPMWTLIIAHLTQNLGFWILLTNMPTYINYILKFDIKSNGFLSAMPYLIMWILIIAFSWISDYIRTHGLITNTNQRKIWNTLAHWGGALALLSLYLFDTSTTGAIVLLTAALGLNSGVYTGFLTNHLDLAPNFAGTLLGITNSIANITSILGPLLVGFVVTDNCNKDQWGIVFLCSASVFFIGNLLYVIFGTADTQPWNDTSINNKIKNGENEDP
- the LOC100164256 gene encoding putative inorganic phosphate cotransporter isoform X2, with amino-acid sequence MENDKKEEEKKEFSWGERHKQTLLLFFGMLISYGLRVNLSVAIVAMTDKSSANTHFIELPWNESSKSKVLSSFFWGYLITQVYAGQMAQKYGGKYFLAGALGVSGVLTIFTPASAIHGGVLVMCANRMVQGMAQGFIFPSVNVLLSKWAPASEKGRLISFVFSGTQFGSLVMLPTAGLLASSSGGWPAIFYVGGAFTLVWVLVWSLMGANSPSEHQTISDSEKKFIINSLSNTTSNKPLQTPWGKIFTSIPMWTLIIAHLTQNLGFWILLTNMPTYINYILKFDIKSNGFLSAMPYLIMWILIIAFSWISDYIRTHGLITNTNQRKIWNTLAHWGGALALLSLYLFDTSTTGAIVLLTAALGLNSGVYTGFLTNHLDLAPNFAGTLLGITNSIANITSILGPLLVGFVVTDNCNKDQWGIVFLCSASVFFIGNLLYVIFGTADTQPWNDTSINNKIKNGENEDP
- the LOC100164256 gene encoding putative inorganic phosphate cotransporter isoform X3, producing the protein MLISYGLRVNLSVAIVAMTDKSSANTHFIELPWNESSKSKVLSSFFWGYLITQVYAGQMAQKYGGKYFLAGALGVSGVLTIFTPASAIHGGVLVMCANRMVQGMAQGFIFPSVNVLLSKWAPASEKGRLISFVFSGTQFGSLVMLPTAGLLASSSGGWPAIFYVGGAFTLVWVLVWSLMGANSPSEHQTISDSEKKFIINSLSNTTSNKPLQTPWGKIFTSIPMWTLIIAHLTQNLGFWILLTNMPTYINYILKFDIKSNGFLSAMPYLIMWILIIAFSWISDYIRTHGLITNTNQRKIWNTLAHWGGALALLSLYLFDTSTTGAIVLLTAALGLNSGVYTGFLTNHLDLAPNFAGTLLGITNSIANITSILGPLLVGFVVTDNCNKDQWGIVFLCSASVFFIGNLLYVIFGTADTQPWNDTSINNKIKNGENEDP